The Pelomicrobium methylotrophicum nucleotide sequence AAGCCCTCCTTTACAAGAATGAGGCGGTGCTCAAAAAAACCGAGGCGTCCGATCTATGGAATTACTACCAAGCGAAGAGCACCAAGGGAAACTTGGCAGAGCTTGCCTCCCTCATTGCCATTTCCCCGGACAAGGTAGAGTTTTACAAGAAGGAGGCAGAGCGCTACGCCAGGGAGAAGCAGGAAATCAAGGCCCAGGCCGAGGCCTTGGAGGCCCAGGCGAAAAAGGCCAATGAGAAGAGCGAGCGACTCATCCATCCCCATCACCGCTTGGCCCAGGCCTTGACGCTGATTCAAATCGCCATCGCTCTTGCCTCCATCACGGTGTTGACGCAAAAAAAGTGGC carries:
- a CDS encoding DUF4337 domain-containing protein, which produces MAGHGFHVHGAHDHEVEHQAHRGLGLAQQVAIFTAILSTIGAVISYQGGATQVEALLYKNEAVLKKTEASDLWNYYQAKSTKGNLAELASLIAISPDKVEFYKKEAERYAREKQEIKAQAEALEAQAKKANEKSERLIHPHHRLAQALTLIQIAIALASITVLTQKKWLLALAAAAAVGGAWLWGAALLL